The following are encoded in a window of Chthoniobacterales bacterium genomic DNA:
- a CDS encoding TonB-dependent receptor plug domain-containing protein, protein MINPKLRMFGFFQTFLALNLSLVLATSVLAQETSPPTTESTTVRSFNENGTEEASTERVFVTGSAIPTAAEVGPNPVLNVTRDLINKSGERNTEELLRNLTVSNANGVPVSNNENGSNTAVGAATIALRGFDARATLILLDGRRVAPYPTGNRRVVFVDLNTIPESAIQSIEILKDGASTTYGADAVAGVVNIKRWKDYRGAEAKFEYGNTTDKDSGSINTALTFGVGDGKTNVSGTVNYYHRNSIFNHDRDYSAVPPFLSSNASPYNLQVTNAAVAEAGGTVIPAPNGNQFASAPNGTNGLAPANTYLYGAGRPRSGPNGFNFNEFSLSFPESERYGGYVAMDHKIFGEQLVIYADGMYQNVKTHNELAAPATGNFQTPGFVTIAIPPRVANPAGTTPFGGPTYAETGVAPGAFNPFNPFNQIISGGTRARLAEFGNRLFDNESEAWLATLGFRGDKLFNGTWGYDTGFRYSQIKNTTTGQQVSISRFNRILNQADPIFNPNSPEFIGTTVAFNPFGDFRVPIPSNDASVEFARVHPVDLDTSKLATIDATIYTTALFDLPAGGIGFALGGQFRRETLDENPDQLNINGDIAGNSAIATAHGGRKSYAIFVETSIPIFSEKNAIPGFYALDINAAGRYEAFLNNDTDVAVPKIGVRWQPFDNSFTVRFTWGLGFREPSLEELYSAPISDIQPSHDPMNGGAFEPETTTLIQSTPDLAPEDSETFSGGIVWTPKFVPGLTISTDLWQIERTGVVQSAFLDAVLAREFAGMLLPGERVERLPDGTITRIVVSNRNEASQKANGVDFGMQYQYPSSFGTFTSITQLTYLNSFEIQRVEGGVTEQLAGVTTDPGQSQEGYYRWRGNTSLDWAWNGFDLLGRVRLISGFIEQDPDLNIRNVDRRWLFDLQASYDFSSLVHETSESPSSSKDSKTTVSTSASGRLSFWDTLLKGTTFTVGCNNVFDTDPPFASGQGGNSVGYPGFTYDATGRFYYLRLTKKF, encoded by the coding sequence ATGATCAACCCAAAATTGCGGATGTTCGGATTTTTCCAGACATTCCTCGCTCTAAATCTATCCCTCGTCCTCGCGACCAGCGTCCTTGCCCAGGAAACGTCGCCTCCGACGACTGAATCGACCACGGTCCGTTCGTTCAACGAAAACGGGACGGAGGAAGCCAGCACGGAACGCGTGTTCGTTACGGGGTCCGCGATTCCGACGGCGGCGGAAGTGGGGCCAAACCCGGTCCTCAATGTGACGCGCGACCTGATTAACAAGTCCGGAGAACGCAATACGGAGGAACTTCTCCGCAACCTGACCGTGTCGAACGCGAACGGGGTGCCTGTCTCCAACAACGAGAACGGCTCGAACACCGCGGTGGGCGCGGCCACGATCGCCCTGCGCGGATTCGACGCCCGGGCGACCCTCATCCTGCTCGATGGCCGCCGGGTTGCGCCTTATCCCACGGGCAACCGCCGCGTCGTCTTCGTCGATTTGAATACGATTCCGGAATCGGCCATCCAAAGCATTGAGATTTTGAAAGATGGCGCGTCCACCACCTACGGCGCGGATGCAGTCGCAGGCGTGGTGAACATCAAGCGCTGGAAGGACTATCGCGGCGCGGAAGCGAAATTCGAATACGGCAACACGACCGACAAAGACTCGGGCTCGATCAATACCGCGTTGACCTTTGGGGTCGGCGACGGAAAGACGAACGTCTCCGGGACCGTCAATTACTACCATCGCAATTCGATCTTCAATCACGACCGCGATTATTCCGCGGTGCCGCCGTTTCTAAGCAGCAACGCGAGTCCATACAATCTCCAGGTCACCAACGCCGCCGTGGCGGAAGCGGGCGGAACCGTGATTCCGGCCCCCAATGGCAACCAGTTCGCGAGCGCCCCCAACGGCACGAACGGGCTGGCTCCGGCCAACACTTATCTCTACGGGGCGGGCCGGCCGAGGTCGGGTCCGAATGGATTTAACTTCAACGAATTCTCGCTCTCGTTTCCGGAATCCGAGCGGTATGGCGGTTATGTCGCGATGGATCACAAGATCTTCGGCGAACAACTCGTCATCTATGCCGACGGGATGTATCAAAATGTAAAGACGCACAATGAGCTGGCGGCTCCGGCCACGGGGAACTTCCAGACGCCCGGGTTTGTCACCATCGCTATCCCTCCGCGGGTGGCCAATCCCGCGGGAACGACTCCCTTCGGCGGACCCACTTATGCCGAAACCGGCGTGGCTCCCGGCGCGTTCAATCCCTTTAATCCATTCAACCAAATCATTTCCGGCGGGACGCGAGCGCGCCTCGCGGAATTCGGCAACCGCCTCTTCGACAATGAGAGTGAAGCCTGGCTCGCTACCCTCGGCTTTCGCGGCGATAAATTATTCAATGGCACCTGGGGTTACGACACCGGCTTCCGCTATAGCCAGATCAAGAACACCACCACGGGGCAGCAGGTCTCGATCTCGCGCTTTAACCGCATCCTGAACCAGGCGGACCCGATCTTTAATCCGAACTCGCCGGAATTCATTGGAACAACGGTCGCCTTCAATCCCTTCGGCGATTTCCGCGTTCCGATTCCGTCGAATGACGCTTCGGTCGAGTTTGCTCGCGTCCATCCGGTAGACCTGGATACGTCGAAGCTCGCTACCATCGATGCGACCATTTACACGACCGCCCTGTTCGATTTGCCGGCGGGTGGAATCGGATTTGCCCTCGGGGGTCAGTTCCGGCGGGAAACGCTGGACGAAAATCCCGACCAGCTCAACATCAACGGCGATATCGCCGGTAATTCGGCGATTGCCACGGCGCACGGCGGACGAAAATCCTACGCCATCTTTGTCGAGACGAGCATTCCCATCTTCAGCGAGAAAAATGCAATCCCCGGATTTTACGCTCTCGATATCAACGCCGCCGGGCGTTACGAAGCGTTCCTGAACAACGATACGGATGTCGCCGTGCCGAAGATAGGAGTGCGCTGGCAACCGTTTGACAACTCGTTCACGGTGCGATTCACCTGGGGGCTCGGGTTCCGGGAACCGTCGCTGGAGGAACTCTATTCTGCTCCCATTTCCGATATCCAGCCGTCGCATGATCCGATGAATGGAGGCGCGTTCGAGCCGGAAACGACTACTCTCATCCAGAGCACGCCGGACTTGGCGCCGGAGGATTCAGAGACATTCAGCGGCGGCATTGTCTGGACGCCGAAGTTTGTTCCCGGCCTGACCATTTCGACCGATCTTTGGCAGATCGAGCGGACTGGCGTGGTCCAGTCCGCGTTTCTCGATGCGGTTTTGGCGCGCGAGTTCGCAGGCATGTTGTTGCCGGGGGAAAGAGTGGAACGCCTGCCAGACGGCACCATCACCCGGATTGTCGTTTCGAACCGAAACGAAGCGTCCCAGAAAGCCAACGGCGTCGATTTCGGGATGCAATATCAATACCCCTCGAGCTTCGGCACCTTTACTTCGATAACCCAGCTCACCTATCTCAACTCGTTTGAAATCCAGCGGGTCGAAGGCGGTGTGACGGAACAACTGGCCGGAGTGACGACCGATCCGGGACAGTCCCAGGAGGGTTATTATCGGTGGAGAGGCAACACCAGTCTCGACTGGGCCTGGAACGGATTCGATCTCCTCGGAAGGGTTCGCTTGATTAGCGGCTTTATCGAGCAGGATCCCGACCTGAACATCCGGAACGTGGACCGGCGGTGGCTCTTTGACCTTCAGGCCTCCTACGATTTCAGCTCTCTGGTTCACGAAACTTCGGAAAGCCCGAGCAGTTCAAAAGACAGCAAAACCACCGTTTCCACATCGGCGTCCGGCCGGCTGAGCTTCTGGGATACCCTCCTGAAGGGCACTACGTTTACGGTCGGCTGTAACAATGTCTTTGACACCGATCCGCCGTTCGCATCCGGTCAGGGTGGAAACTCAGTGGGTTATCCCGGCTTCACCTACGATGCGACCGGCCGTTTCTACTACCTGCGTCTGACGAAGAAATTCTGA
- a CDS encoding fused MFS/spermidine synthase, protein MRVAIVSAILFLSGCSALLFQTLWLRLSGLAFGNSVWSAALILSSFMAGLALGSAVAASSTLGRLRPLRVYAGLEMSVAIFGCTLVFGIPVLGEWMRAGFQALWDHQELLNVIRFTVSFLILLLPTTAMGLTLPVLLEDPVLKRQEFGRGIGLLYGGNTLGAMAGALLGEIYLVQRFGLLGTAWAAAALGCAAAALAWIFARAEPKSARKARMRLRVRFSFESRPPWKVLLVSLAAGAVFLGLEVIWVRFLRLYVASTSIAFSIVLAVVLAGIGLGSIAGSLIPDRALRRQHLMPLLLILAASATLLSYVFFPVPVRPPNIPTFDRAFALQVGLLSLALMFPVAFLSGALLPAIATGVQFEVAGRMNSTGLTILFNTIGAACGPLLAGFVFLPRLGFQSSLILCAAVYAALAVFVSKKESWSLRRLSGIALPSFSALFILILAIFPYHRDDTHLANARRLYEGDGSVLSRKIEGTADTYQLLRRDLHGQPYSYRLVTNSYSMSGTAPRTQRYMRMFAYLPLILRPGSENALLICYGVGVTADAFTRDPHLRHLDIVDISKEIFDLADSYPGAGYPNPLRDSRVTPLVQDGRFFLQASPTSYDIITGEPPPLKVAGAVNLYTQQFFSLMKARLKEGGIVSFWLPIYQVTVDETKAILRAFHNVFPNASLWATSDLEWVMIGMKPPIGKPDEALARKLLTDAALGPDLARTGIEVPEQIPALFLMDGEEIDRLTQGVAPLDDFYPKRLTDAQPDMKPIYRLANDYLLGPAALERFFASSFIRELWPNEQKEALEPLFLIREVRFRAELAGSNWLAELDFYLRHSQLRAPVLEVLKTDPLRVSLAKKLAATSSSLPAEAVRDLVADALAQRDFGAAIRLLEGERDRGFSNINDCFLLIYLYCHTGKVEEAEGLAQSQAGSISRDGFVSWLWGELQAEFGFRPPR, encoded by the coding sequence GTGCGTGTCGCGATTGTCTCCGCCATTCTCTTCCTTTCAGGATGTAGCGCGCTTCTCTTCCAGACTCTCTGGCTCCGGCTGAGCGGTCTGGCTTTCGGAAATTCGGTTTGGTCCGCCGCCCTGATTCTTTCGAGCTTCATGGCCGGCCTCGCCCTTGGAAGTGCCGTCGCGGCTTCGAGTACCTTGGGACGTCTTCGCCCGCTGCGGGTTTATGCCGGATTGGAAATGAGCGTGGCGATTTTTGGTTGCACCCTGGTTTTTGGAATCCCCGTCCTGGGGGAATGGATGCGCGCGGGATTTCAAGCCCTCTGGGATCACCAGGAATTGCTCAACGTTATTCGTTTCACGGTCTCGTTTCTGATTCTCCTTCTTCCGACGACGGCGATGGGTTTAACCCTGCCCGTGTTGCTGGAAGATCCGGTTCTAAAACGCCAGGAGTTCGGCCGCGGCATCGGCTTGCTTTATGGAGGGAACACGCTCGGGGCCATGGCCGGCGCGCTGCTCGGCGAAATCTATCTGGTCCAGCGGTTCGGACTTTTGGGAACCGCATGGGCTGCGGCTGCCTTGGGCTGTGCGGCAGCCGCTCTGGCCTGGATCTTCGCCCGGGCTGAGCCGAAGTCGGCCAGGAAAGCTCGAATGCGGCTGCGCGTCCGGTTTTCGTTCGAATCCAGGCCGCCTTGGAAAGTACTCCTGGTTAGCCTGGCGGCCGGCGCCGTTTTTCTTGGCCTCGAAGTAATCTGGGTTCGCTTCCTCCGTCTCTACGTCGCGTCCACTTCCATCGCCTTTTCTATCGTGCTCGCGGTCGTCCTGGCCGGTATCGGCCTCGGGAGCATTGCCGGCAGCCTGATTCCGGACCGGGCCCTTCGCCGACAGCACCTGATGCCCCTGCTCCTGATCCTCGCTGCCAGCGCGACGCTTCTATCTTATGTCTTTTTCCCGGTCCCAGTTCGCCCACCTAACATTCCTACCTTCGACCGAGCTTTCGCGCTGCAAGTCGGGCTCCTCTCTCTGGCCTTGATGTTTCCAGTTGCCTTTCTCTCAGGAGCTCTGCTCCCAGCGATCGCCACCGGTGTGCAATTCGAGGTGGCCGGCCGAATGAATAGCACCGGCCTCACCATCCTTTTCAATACCATCGGTGCGGCCTGCGGCCCTTTGCTCGCCGGATTCGTCTTTCTCCCTCGGCTCGGATTTCAGTCGAGTTTGATTCTTTGCGCGGCCGTTTACGCCGCGCTCGCTGTGTTCGTGAGCAAAAAAGAGAGCTGGTCTCTGCGACGACTCTCTGGAATTGCGCTGCCTTCGTTCAGCGCCCTCTTCATTTTGATCCTCGCGATCTTTCCCTACCATCGCGACGATACCCATCTCGCGAATGCGCGTCGCCTCTACGAAGGCGACGGCTCGGTCCTCTCCCGGAAGATCGAAGGCACGGCGGACACCTACCAGCTGCTCCGTCGCGATCTTCACGGTCAACCCTACTCCTACCGGCTGGTCACCAACTCGTATTCCATGTCGGGAACCGCGCCGCGCACGCAACGTTACATGCGGATGTTTGCCTACTTGCCTCTTATCTTGCGGCCCGGAAGCGAGAATGCCCTTTTGATTTGCTATGGCGTCGGCGTGACGGCGGATGCCTTTACGCGCGATCCACATCTCAGGCACCTCGACATCGTCGATATTTCGAAGGAGATCTTCGACCTCGCTGATTCATACCCAGGCGCAGGCTATCCAAATCCGCTGCGTGATTCCCGGGTCACGCCCCTTGTCCAGGATGGCCGCTTTTTTCTCCAGGCTTCGCCGACGAGCTATGACATCATCACGGGGGAACCGCCGCCCTTGAAGGTCGCAGGAGCCGTCAATCTCTATACTCAGCAATTCTTTTCGCTGATGAAGGCGCGGCTCAAGGAGGGCGGAATCGTCAGCTTCTGGTTGCCCATTTACCAGGTCACGGTGGACGAAACCAAGGCAATCCTTCGGGCTTTCCACAACGTTTTCCCGAATGCTTCACTTTGGGCGACCTCCGATCTGGAATGGGTCATGATCGGAATGAAACCGCCAATCGGAAAGCCCGATGAAGCGCTGGCCCGGAAACTCCTTACCGACGCCGCTTTGGGACCGGACCTGGCTCGAACCGGCATCGAAGTCCCCGAGCAAATACCCGCTTTGTTCCTGATGGACGGTGAGGAAATCGACCGGTTGACCCAGGGGGTCGCCCCGCTGGACGACTTTTATCCCAAGCGCCTGACTGATGCCCAGCCGGACATGAAACCGATTTATCGGCTGGCCAACGATTATCTTCTGGGCCCTGCCGCCTTGGAGCGCTTCTTTGCCTCCTCGTTCATCCGTGAGCTGTGGCCTAACGAACAAAAGGAGGCGCTGGAGCCGCTTTTCCTCATTCGTGAAGTGCGGTTTCGCGCGGAGCTCGCCGGCAGCAACTGGTTGGCCGAGCTTGATTTTTACCTGCGGCATTCGCAACTCCGGGCCCCGGTCCTGGAGGTCCTCAAAACAGATCCACTTCGCGTTTCCCTCGCGAAAAAATTAGCGGCCACCTCGTCTTCCTTGCCGGCCGAGGCCGTCCGTGATCTCGTGGCGGACGCGCTCGCCCAGAGAGATTTTGGCGCTGCCATTCGATTGCTCGAGGGAGAAAGGGATCGAGGTTTCTCGAATATCAACGACTGCTTCCTTCTCATTTATCTCTACTGTCACACGGGGAAAGTGGAGGAGGCGGAAGGCCTCGCGCAGAGCCAGGCGGGCTCAATCTCCAGGGACGGTTTTGTTAGCTGGCTCTGGGGAGAATTGCAGGCGGAATTTGGCTTTCGACCTCCGCGTTGA
- the metG gene encoding methionine--tRNA ligase produces the protein MNRYLITSALPYINGVKHLGNLVGSMLPADAYARFQRARGHEVLFICATDEHGTPAELAAHEAGLPIDEYCAKMHAVQKDLGDRFGLSFDHFGRSHSPQNHEITQHFYHVLDQNGLLEERTTRQVYSIDDKRFLPDRYVIGTCRHCGYERARGDQCENCTRVLDPADLINPRSAVSGSTNIELRDSKHLFLKQSQMVGRLREWIDSRKDWPVLVTSIARKWLDEGLKDRSITRDLEWGIPVAYQGQVRPGFEGKVFYVWFDAPIEYVGATMEWNDRDWKRWWREDQGASDVRYVEFMGKDNVPFHTVGFPVTLFGSGEPWKVVDYIKGLNWMNYYGGKFSTSGHRGIFMDHALELLPADYWRWYLLANAPESDDSNFTWEHFQATVNHELADVLGNFVNRIAKFCHARLGGVVPASGEYGALEAETTAALEQRLSTLTAQMEAMEFRKSAIELRSMWVIGNEYLQKAEPWMKIKSDPAAAGVSIRYALNLAMVFAALAEPFIPHASAIISGALGKKKSSLPWPDKIADSLEPEAAITVPDVLFAKIEPEQLTAWIERFGGADS, from the coding sequence ATGAACCGCTACCTCATCACGTCCGCGTTGCCCTACATCAACGGGGTAAAGCACCTGGGCAATCTGGTTGGCTCAATGTTGCCGGCAGATGCTTATGCGCGCTTCCAGCGGGCCCGCGGCCACGAGGTCCTGTTCATCTGCGCCACGGACGAACACGGCACCCCGGCTGAGCTCGCCGCCCACGAGGCCGGTCTTCCCATCGACGAGTACTGCGCGAAGATGCACGCCGTCCAGAAAGACCTGGGCGATCGCTTCGGCCTTTCTTTCGATCATTTCGGCCGTTCTCACTCACCGCAGAACCACGAAATCACCCAGCATTTTTATCATGTGCTCGACCAAAACGGCCTGCTCGAAGAGCGCACCACGCGACAGGTCTATTCGATCGACGACAAGCGATTTTTGCCGGACCGCTACGTGATCGGCACCTGCCGGCATTGCGGATACGAACGCGCCCGGGGCGACCAATGCGAAAACTGCACCCGCGTGCTCGATCCGGCCGACCTGATCAACCCGCGCTCCGCCGTCTCCGGTTCGACCAACATAGAGCTGCGCGATTCGAAACACCTTTTCCTGAAGCAATCGCAGATGGTCGGACGATTGCGCGAGTGGATCGATTCCAGGAAAGACTGGCCCGTGCTCGTTACGTCGATTGCGCGCAAATGGCTCGATGAAGGATTGAAGGATCGCAGCATCACCCGCGACCTGGAATGGGGAATCCCGGTGGCTTACCAGGGCCAGGTTCGTCCCGGCTTCGAAGGAAAGGTTTTCTACGTCTGGTTCGATGCTCCCATCGAATACGTCGGCGCCACGATGGAATGGAACGACCGCGATTGGAAACGCTGGTGGCGCGAAGACCAGGGCGCCAGCGACGTTCGCTACGTCGAGTTCATGGGAAAGGACAACGTGCCGTTTCACACCGTGGGCTTTCCGGTCACGTTGTTCGGCTCCGGCGAACCGTGGAAAGTCGTCGACTACATCAAAGGTTTGAACTGGATGAACTACTACGGCGGCAAGTTCTCCACCTCGGGCCATCGCGGGATTTTCATGGACCACGCCCTCGAATTGTTGCCGGCTGATTACTGGCGCTGGTATCTCCTCGCGAATGCTCCCGAGTCCGACGACTCCAATTTCACCTGGGAACATTTCCAGGCGACGGTAAACCACGAGTTGGCCGATGTGCTCGGCAACTTCGTCAACCGGATCGCGAAGTTCTGCCATGCGCGTCTCGGTGGAGTCGTCCCGGCGAGCGGCGAATACGGCGCGCTCGAAGCGGAAACGACTGCGGCTCTCGAGCAACGTCTCAGCACCCTCACCGCGCAAATGGAAGCGATGGAGTTCCGCAAATCGGCGATCGAGCTGAGATCGATGTGGGTAATCGGGAACGAATATCTCCAGAAGGCCGAACCGTGGATGAAGATCAAGTCGGACCCGGCCGCGGCGGGAGTGTCGATTCGCTACGCCTTAAACCTGGCGATGGTGTTCGCCGCGCTGGCTGAGCCTTTCATTCCGCACGCGTCGGCCATAATCTCCGGCGCCCTCGGGAAAAAGAAGAGTTCGCTGCCGTGGCCTGACAAAATAGCAGATTCACTCGAACCGGAGGCGGCCATCACGGTCCCCGACGTCCTCTTCGCCAAGATTGAGCCCGAACAATTAACCGCCTGGATCGAGCGCTTTGGCGGAGCCGACAGCTAG